A DNA window from Shewanella baltica contains the following coding sequences:
- a CDS encoding LysR family transcriptional regulator — MYHLNDLQLALRIAALESLSAASKEIGMTPAAASAALQRLEKKLGCQLFARSTRRLQLTEEGRIFLDSAKPALAILETASANLAEHRGELKGEVRLALPSDIGRSQIRAWLDELMDSAPELTVQLYFGDHMTDLIDQNIHLALRYGQLDDSNLKRRQLAMTPRVLVASPTYLAQHGTPSTLNELSQHAVLILNRGGEPWQKWKFSHNGAPVEIEVRGKRFCNDGAVIRDWAIEGRGIAYKSWLDVAQDVTEGRLNLVLTDKIAPPIPLQLVYLQTDYPSHKIRRTIEFLVEKLGQFAQDYPLP; from the coding sequence ATGTATCATTTAAACGATCTGCAATTAGCGCTGCGTATCGCAGCCTTAGAGAGTCTCTCGGCAGCCAGTAAAGAAATAGGCATGACGCCGGCAGCGGCAAGTGCCGCGCTGCAAAGATTAGAGAAAAAGCTAGGATGTCAGCTATTTGCTCGCTCGACGCGGCGCTTACAGCTCACAGAAGAAGGGCGGATCTTTCTCGATTCGGCGAAACCCGCACTGGCGATTCTCGAAACCGCCAGCGCCAATTTAGCCGAACACAGGGGTGAGCTTAAGGGCGAAGTACGCCTCGCCTTACCTTCGGATATTGGCCGCAGCCAGATCCGTGCTTGGCTCGATGAATTGATGGACAGCGCCCCAGAACTGACAGTGCAGCTGTATTTTGGCGATCATATGACAGACTTAATCGACCAAAATATCCATTTGGCTTTGCGCTATGGCCAGCTTGACGACTCAAATCTGAAAAGGCGTCAGCTCGCCATGACCCCAAGAGTACTGGTCGCCTCACCCACTTATCTGGCACAACATGGCACACCAAGCACACTAAATGAACTCAGCCAACATGCTGTGCTGATTTTAAATCGCGGCGGTGAGCCGTGGCAGAAATGGAAATTCAGCCATAACGGCGCGCCCGTTGAAATCGAAGTCAGGGGTAAACGTTTTTGTAACGATGGTGCAGTAATCCGCGACTGGGCGATCGAAGGCCGTGGGATTGCCTACAAAAGCTGGCTCGATGTGGCGCAGGATGTCACTGAAGGCAGACTCAACCTAGTGTTAACCGATAAAATCGCACCGCCGATCCCACTGCAATTGGTGTACCTGCAAACCGATTATCCCAGCCATAAAATACGGCGCACCATAGAGTTTTTAGTGGAAAAACTTGGTCAATTCGCCCAAGACTATCCACTGCCCTAA
- a CDS encoding response regulator transcription factor: MSTKLPLYLVDDDEAILDSLGFMLGQFGYQVQTFNSGRDFLTHCALSQAGCVILDSRMPEITGQEVQQKLLETHSPLGVIFLTGHGDLPMALSAFRKGACDFFQKPVSGKALVQAIEKAQRESQAAFEQQSLQHKFDQLTEREQQVLAHVIQGMTNKQISEAMFLSLRTIEVHRAKIMKKLEVNNMAELVQHLGNLHSVL; encoded by the coding sequence ATGTCTACAAAATTGCCACTATATTTAGTTGATGACGATGAAGCGATTCTGGATTCGCTGGGTTTTATGCTCGGACAATTTGGCTACCAAGTGCAAACCTTCAACAGCGGCCGCGACTTCCTTACGCACTGTGCATTATCGCAGGCAGGCTGCGTGATTTTAGATAGCAGAATGCCGGAGATCACCGGCCAAGAAGTGCAGCAAAAACTGCTCGAAACCCACAGCCCGCTTGGCGTCATCTTTCTCACTGGCCACGGCGACTTACCTATGGCGCTGAGCGCCTTTCGTAAGGGAGCCTGCGACTTTTTTCAAAAACCTGTGTCCGGCAAGGCATTAGTACAAGCGATAGAAAAAGCACAGCGTGAAAGCCAGGCGGCCTTCGAGCAGCAAAGTCTGCAACATAAGTTTGACCAACTGACCGAGCGCGAGCAGCAAGTGTTAGCCCATGTGATCCAAGGCATGACCAATAAGCAAATCTCGGAGGCGATGTTTTTATCCCTGCGCACGATTGAAGTACACCGCGCAAAAATCATGAAGAAACTCGAAGTAAATAATATGGCAGAGTTAGTGCAGCACTTAGGGAATTTGCATTCAGTCTTATAA
- a CDS encoding sensor histidine kinase, whose amino-acid sequence MTTGSWCKAVVMGLCLSVIGLNQSYADDVPQVNHFKVGVLANHGVLQAKQRWQPMMDYLTEQVPNSHFEVVPVDFNGMRSQLLGHDLQFIVTNPGQYLHLSNNFPLSWLATMKSRKHQGSTFTIGATIIVRADSPIRTLQDLRGRNVVASDPQALGGYQAAMGLLHKMGFLPEQFFGQVRFLGFPLEPLVYQVRDGSADAAIAPFCTLEEMIATGLVNQADYRVIHPTKPAGYDCEVSTQLYPNWSFAAADTVAPKLTMAITRALFDLPADHVAAITADTLGWTAPVSQLKVIELFKELQLQGASPPLYQTVYKWMAKNKEWGGVLLLIFIISTIYHLWLEYKFRQKSEFLVSTERQLKDKALQLERLQSAAILGEIGAGLAHELNQPIAAITQYSEGAMLQLERLGQDNPELYDVLGKINAQSIRAGAVVHRIRGLLKRRQAKTEPLDIVLVVKEALALLRRELDRANVQVNVRVQGEPFELMGDSVGLSQMWVNLVKNSLDALETCGDNRVRQLWIEIYFQPHEIKVLVIDNGEGLQGQASELMASFASTKDAGLGLGLAICKDVVTRHHGSIQIENCQQSTQALLPWQQGCVVTVVLPKG is encoded by the coding sequence ATGACGACGGGCTCTTGGTGTAAAGCGGTAGTGATGGGATTATGCCTAAGTGTCATTGGGCTCAATCAGTCCTATGCCGATGACGTGCCGCAGGTGAATCACTTTAAAGTCGGAGTGTTGGCCAACCACGGCGTATTACAAGCCAAGCAGCGTTGGCAACCTATGATGGATTATCTGACTGAACAAGTGCCCAATAGCCATTTTGAAGTGGTGCCCGTCGACTTTAATGGCATGCGTAGCCAGTTACTCGGCCATGATTTGCAGTTTATCGTCACCAACCCCGGGCAATATCTACATCTAAGCAATAACTTCCCGCTGTCTTGGCTCGCGACGATGAAAAGCCGCAAGCATCAGGGCAGTACTTTTACCATAGGCGCGACTATTATTGTCCGCGCCGATAGCCCTATCCGCACCCTGCAGGATTTGCGCGGGCGCAATGTGGTCGCCAGTGATCCGCAGGCATTAGGCGGGTATCAGGCGGCCATGGGGTTGCTTCATAAAATGGGCTTTTTACCCGAACAGTTTTTTGGGCAAGTGCGCTTCCTCGGTTTTCCATTGGAGCCGCTTGTTTATCAAGTCCGTGACGGCAGCGCCGATGCTGCCATCGCGCCTTTTTGCACCTTAGAGGAAATGATCGCAACTGGCCTAGTTAATCAGGCCGATTATCGCGTGATCCATCCGACTAAACCGGCAGGATATGATTGTGAGGTGAGCACTCAGTTATACCCCAATTGGTCATTCGCAGCTGCGGATACGGTTGCTCCTAAGCTGACGATGGCGATCACCCGCGCCTTATTTGATTTACCCGCCGACCATGTCGCTGCCATTACCGCCGATACCTTGGGCTGGACGGCACCGGTGAGTCAGTTGAAAGTCATTGAGTTATTTAAGGAATTACAACTTCAAGGTGCGTCGCCGCCACTCTATCAAACTGTATACAAATGGATGGCGAAAAATAAAGAGTGGGGTGGTGTGCTGCTATTAATCTTCATTATTTCGACTATTTATCACCTGTGGCTCGAATATAAATTTCGCCAGAAAAGTGAGTTTTTAGTTAGCACTGAGCGGCAGTTAAAGGATAAGGCATTGCAGCTTGAGCGACTGCAAAGTGCGGCAATTCTGGGGGAAATTGGCGCTGGCCTTGCCCATGAACTCAATCAACCCATAGCCGCCATTACCCAATACAGCGAAGGCGCCATGCTGCAATTGGAAAGGCTTGGGCAAGATAATCCCGAACTTTATGATGTGCTTGGGAAAATTAATGCGCAGTCGATTCGCGCGGGTGCGGTTGTGCACCGTATTCGCGGTTTACTCAAGCGGCGTCAGGCCAAGACAGAGCCGTTAGATATCGTGCTGGTGGTGAAGGAGGCGTTAGCTTTACTGCGGCGCGAGTTAGACCGGGCCAATGTGCAAGTGAATGTGCGAGTGCAGGGTGAGCCCTTTGAGCTGATGGGGGATAGCGTTGGCTTAAGTCAAATGTGGGTCAATCTCGTGAAAAATAGCTTAGATGCGCTAGAGACCTGCGGCGATAACCGCGTGCGGCAATTATGGATCGAAATCTATTTTCAACCGCATGAAATCAAAGTATTAGTGATTGATAATGGCGAAGGGCTACAGGGGCAGGCGAGTGAGTTGATGGCATCTTTTGCCTCAACCAAAGATGCAGGATTAGGCCTAGGTTTAGCCATCTGTAAGGATGTGGTCACCCGCCATCACGGCAGCATTCAAATCGAAAACTGTCAGCAATCCACGCAAGCTTTACTACCTTGGCAGCAGGGCTGTGTGGTCACGGTGGTCTTACCTAAAGGCTAA